The Salmo salar chromosome ssa06, Ssal_v3.1, whole genome shotgun sequence sequence CTGGGCCATCTAGACAACATCCTGGACCCCAAGACCTTCATCGGCCGCGCCCCCCAACAGGTACTATACAGTACACCTTGTTATCTTTGTTTTTCTCAACTTAAAATCATTTTAAAATACCTGTAGTTAAACAGAAAATAATATCCAGCACACTGGGGGTCTTGGTACAGATTTAATGGTGGCAAAAAGATCCATTCAATCTGTTGAGCATCAAAATCACGTGTGCTGTTTTGTATTTAGTACATTATACAGCTTTTCTCCATGTACCTATAGTTGACGCAACCTAACTCATCATTCTCTCACTCAGGTGGCGAGGTTTCTCTCTGAGGAGGTACGCCCTCTGCTGGAACCTTACAAGGCCGAGATTGACGTCAAGATCGAGCTGGAGCTCTAAAACGGGGGACAATCCTGACCTGTAAAACGACTAACCAAAATACTAAAACTGACCCTTAATTTAACCCTGACTTAATTTAAACCAATTCTGAAATATTGTTTTGCAAGTCAGGAGTGGCCTTttcactaaaacaaacacatactgtTACACACCAAAATAAATTACATCATGACTAACATTGCACGCTTTACTGTAAGACAATAAAATACTTAAATCAGAAGTCAGTGAGTTTGTAATGATGTAGTGCTAAACAATCAGGGTTAGAACATAGACCCTGAAATATTTCAGAGATTTCATATGTATATGTATTCCATACTGTTCCAACATTGTTTTCCTAAATTCATGTATGATTCACAAAGTAAAACATCAACATTGTTGTTAATAAAATTCCTTGTTACCTATTTGAGGCACAGTAAACCTTTTAGACTAAAGGACCCAGCTTCCTCTTCAAATGGTTGGTGTCAAAGGTCCTTTGTCCTACCAGTCTTTATTACCAAGAGTGTTATCATATGAAGTTGATAATATTGGTTCAGTGGAACCATTATTACACTCATTTATTGCTTTGTATTTGAATTATCTAATGCTCAACAGCAGACGCCCTGTTACAGCTTTCAGTCTGGAGAGAAAGAAGACTATATCAAGTCCTGTGTTTGATATACTTTGGTTTCACTGTTTGTGGATGTACAATATGAATTATGTATGACAGAGTTTATATTTAGAAAATAGGTACCTGAAATGGGAAGAAAAGGGTAATGTGTGGTGTGCGAGAACGAGGTGTGCAGAGGAAGCCCACAGCTTGTACAGTATGTTACTGGCAAGCAAGTAGTTGTAAATAAAAAGATTGTTGGCCACGCTGTTACCGTAATGTCTTGCATAGCAAACCCCTTCTTAAATGTACTTAAAATAATCATTTTTTTTAAGTAGAATAGTTACACAATTTAAAAAGAATAGGTTTATTGtatatagcgcttttcattacaAAGAGAATTTCAAATACGCtttaaaaaataatacatttaggGTTCTGGCAGTGGCAAGTGATGGTGTTCCACTGCTGACAGTGGGTTGAGGCAGTGGTAGTGGAGGGAGTGTTGAtggtacagggagggagaagtGTCAGTCAGATACTGTAGACAGGCCCGGAGCTCTTCCTCGGGCACCTTTGCCGTTTCCTGCacgatgtttttttatttttatctacAGATATACACGACACACATGAACAGAAAAAATCCCATCAAGTACAGTATTACCAAGGAAACTCGCGTATGTGTCTAAACCCAAATTCCCCAGTTCCACTCACTTGGGCATGATCCGATGCTCAAACATGAGCTATGTCCTTACCCTTTTTATTCATGGTGATTTGTGGCAACTTTATTTGAATTAATCAAAACGCTGTTGGGTCACATCTTCACACCTCAATCAATACTGTCATTCGTACCAATCTTCATTATAACcattataataatataaaatatctAAGCCCCGGGGCATATTTCTTAATCAGCCCTGACCCAACGTAATACTTGTACCATAAAACCTTCTCCCTGGTAAAGCGAGTGAGAAGTAACTTTCTACTGGTGTTATTACGGTATATTTGACAGTGAAGGCCAAGGGGGAGAGGCATTTCGAATTGAGTTAGAGGCGAAAAAATCAGGAGCTTATCAGCTTTCCCTCCCAACTGTACATACAAGAAAACCTCTTGTGAGTTTGTACCACTTTTTACTAAACTTCTCTTTCTCTGGCTTGAATATTCCTCTCTTGTATGTTACTATGACATCTTGTCATAGAGCTCGCAGGAAAGGTATTTCACTGTACCTGTGTGTGACATTAACTTGTAACGTGAAACTCGTCAATGTATCTTTATTTGTGCAAATTGTGTCTTTTGTCGTTattgcggtaggtagcctagggttaagagcattgggccagtaaccgaaaggttgctagagcgaatccccgagctgacaaggtaaaaatcggtcattctgcccctgaacaaggcagttaatccactgttcctaggccgttattgaaaataagaatttgttcttaactgacttgccaagttgaATAAAATAATACTAATTGCTCTTTCTGTATCTTGCTTTCCTCTCACTTTCCTTTTCAGTAACAATTTTTATGGGTGTCATTTGATGAGGTTTTAACAGTCTGGAAGAGCAGGGTCTTGGAGCTTATTTAAACTAGACAGTTATTTTTCTGTACTTCCATTCTCTTCCTATCACTCAGTGATTTCTCAAGTGGGTAGCCTATAGCTTCAAAATGTCCTTTTAAACTCATCAGCTTTGATCCTGTAAGATGTGTATGAACAGATGATCAACCGATACTAATGTTACGTGACCTGGGTTGAAATACTATTTCAATTACGTTCACATCCATTTCAAATTAAGTATTAAGATGTTTGAAAATACAAGAAGTTGAATATTAGAATGtatttggaagtatacttggaaagtattggcatgtatttgaaaatgCTCAAATAAAACTAAATACTCCAATGCATTTGAACCCAGTTCCTAGGAGTATTTAAAATAATGAATTTGCTCTTTATATGAAATGATTTGACAATAGATTCAAAATACACAGAAAATAagtattttaaataaaaaataattaaatacaCATGTATTTAAACTCAGGTCAGGATACTACATGGCATTCAAAGAAACTACAAAGGAGTAATTGTGTCTTTCCCAGGTGACCTTAGTGTACCATTATGTGGCTCTGGGCACTGCTTCCGATCTGCTTGGCGGTGTTTGGCACTGTGGGCATATGGGTGGTGTAAGTATTTATCTGACGTCCATGTGTGCTCTCCTCTTCAGCTACTTCTTTATTAGTGGTAGGCAGAAGAATACTGTGGTCTCTTATGCTACAATGATATGGCGATGatgatgaggaaaatgttcaTGTTTACTTGCTTTCAGTAGAAGTAACAAACATCGAACACTTGTGCTCTGAGTGCAAGAATCAAAACAAACATCAAATGATTGCCTCTGTCACCCTCCACAGGGTTTGGTCTGGAAGATGCatggtgccttcggaaagtattcagaccccttgacttttccaaaatgtgttatgttacagccttgttctaaaatagaTGTTTTTTAAAATactaaaatcctcagcaatctacacattataccccgtaatgacaaagtaaaCCCCCAATGCTATGAAacttgaaattgaactcaggtgcatcctgtttccattgatcatccttgatgtttctacaacttgattggaggccacctgtggtaaattcaattgattggacatgatttggaaaggcacacacctgtctatatgaggtcccacagttgacaatgcatgtcagagcaaaaaccaagccatgaggtcgaaggaattgtccatagagttctggaacaggattgtgttgaggaacagctctagggaagggtaccaaaaaatgtatgcagcattgaaggtccccaagaacacagtggactccatcattcttaaatggaagaagtttgtaaccaccaagactctgcatagagctggccgcctgggaaaactgagcaatcgggggagaagggccttggtcagcgaggtgaccaagaacccaatggtcactttgacagatctctagagttcctctgtggagatgggtgaaccttccagaaggataaccatctctgcagcactccaccaatcagtcctttatggtagaatggccagacggaagccattcctcagtaaaaggcacatgacagcctaaagactctgaccatgagaaacaagatttaagtctttgtcctgaatgccaattgtcacttctggaggaaacctggcagcatcatgctgtgtggatgttttccagcagcagggactgggagactagtcaggatcgagggaaagatgaacggagcaaagaacagagagattcttgataaaaacctgctccagagtgctcaggacctcagtctggggcaaaggttcaccttccaataggacaacgaccctaagcacacagccaagacaacgcaggagtggtttagggacaagtctctgaatgtccttgagtggcccagccagagcccagacttgaacccaatcaaacatctctggagagacctgaaaatagctgtgcagtgacgctccctatccaacctgacagagcttgagatgatctgcatagaagaatgggagaaactccctaaatacaggtgtgccaagcttatagcgtcatacccaagaagagttgaggctgtaatcactgccaaaggtgcttcatctaagtactgagtaaagggtctgaatacttatgtaaatgtgatatttccatattttgttgttgaaattagcaaaaaataaataaaaaatcttgtttttgctttgtcattttggggtattgtgtgtagattgatgatgaaaaaaaacgatttaatacattttagaataaggctgtaacctaccaaaatgtggaaaaagtcaaggggtctgaatactttccgaaggcattcAAATACTAACTACAGTTCTTGTTCTTGCCAGGTTTGGTATCGCTGTATCGAATGAGACTGTTAACATCACAGATAGATTCCCTTACATCAGGTAGGAATCACAATGGTCTTTCAATCAAGTCAGTCTCACAGTACTCCTTAAATATTCCCAATGGCATGGATCAAAATGAAAAGGGAATCATTGAGGAATCAACACTATATAACTTTAATATTAAGGTTATAACATtattcaaattgtattagtcgtatgtaacagatacgcatggtatacatcgtccaaTTAAAAAcatacttgcaggttccttctcgacaacgcaacaacaataacaaataataaaatataaataaaataataaaaagtaaattaataaaataaacattttagcatacacagaacagactcaatttgtcGGATtgagtcaagttggctggatatcttttgggtggtggaccattcttgatacacaggaaactgttgagtgtgaaaaacccaccagccttgcagttcttgaaacactCAAATTGCTGAGCCTGGCAcgtactaccatacccctttcaaaggcacttaaatcttttgtcttgcccattggcacacatacacaatccatgtctcaaggcttaaaaatccatctttaacctgtctcctcaccttcatctatactgattgaagtggatttaaaaggtgacatcaataagggatcataggttcacctggttagtctatatcatggaaagagcaggtgttcctaatgttttgtgcactcagggTAAGTGTAGTACAGGAAAGCACagtttatagtccaatatttatatGTGTATTGGGGAAGGGGGGAGGGGTGCATTTGTATAAATTGAGCAGTATagtaagagtctggtagcagcagctgttgtgtgtgtgttctacggtgtggagaatcagagcaggtggtcagtccagttcaagtgtttttTAGTCTGATAGCTTgtggatagaaactgtctctgaccctgttggtatcagacctcatgctccgatactGTCTTCCCGACGGTAAGGGATTGAACAGCtcgtgtgtggggtccttgatgatgctacGGCCTTCCACAGAAACCGTTttgagtagatgtcctggatagGTGGGAGCACggtctcagtgatgtactggggcgtCTTCACCACCCATTGGAGGGCCTCGCAGTCGTGGACGGAAGACGGTATCGGAGCAtcaggtctgataccaacaggctcagagacagtttctatccacatgccatcagactgctgaacatttgaactggactgaccacctgatctgattctccacaccttagcacacatgcacacacccacacagtcccAGGCCcagatgcaacccgtcaggacgTACTCAATGGTGCAGTGGTAATATTTGGAGAGGACCCGTGGCGGCATGCCGATAGCTAGCATGGAGCATtaaagttcacccaaattacaaaattacattggTTTTATATGGACAagttatgacagcaatccatgctttggttgtGTTTACCTGTCTGCATGTCAATGGCACTTATATTATCTTTTTCGcgcttcatgtccaaatcatgTATAAGCAACTTCATTGAGTTAcactataatttttttaaatatttttttgcttCAAATCATCCTAAACTAAGATACATTTTTTACATAAAGTATGAGAGGGGAAACAATAAGGTTTGTATTGTTAAATTAACCAATACACATTATGAGGTTGTTACGTCTGATGTGTTTCTAATCGTAGAGAATTGAAATGTGAATTTGTGTTCCACAGTGAATGTGGCACCTATAATCCACAGAGCTGCATCTTTGCTCAGATCTGCAACGTCTGTGCTGTCTTGGGTAAGTGAGTAgatgcacgcgcacgcacacacacacacacacacacacacacacacacacacacacacacacacacacacacacacacacacacacacacacacacacacacacacacacttaatacccccttctctctctgtgtcagcccTGTGGGTTGTGGTGATCCGGTTTCAGCAGGTCAGGGACTATGGTCAGAACAGCAAGGTGAACATCGCCAGTATCGTACTGGGCTTCATCTCCTGTGTGGGCATCTCCATCATCGGAAACTTCCAGGTATCGTTTAGAATCTCAGTTCAGTGTAAACTATTGTGATGAAGGCAGTTATCGCAATACTATTATAATATCTCTGTATTATTGTGATACAAGtcctattataaactgggtggttcgaaccctgaatgctgattggctgacatccatggtatatcagaccgtattccACAGGTACGAAAAAAACAttaatttttactgctctaattacgttggtaaccagtttatacagtgcctaggcatgttgtgtaaatcaaattatacaaacaCCCCAaatatccattttaattccaggttgtaaggcaacaaaataggaaaaatgccaagggggtgaatactttcgcaagccaccttaatagcaataaggcaccttgggggtttgtgttATAATGCCAATACATCATgcctaagggctgtgtccaggcactctgcgttgcgtcgtgtttaagaacagcccttaactGTGGTATATTGCCCACacctccttgggccttattgcttaaatatcctCTACCCCTTGCATGTACACATAGAAAGTTGACATATTGTTATACCCTGATAATTGCTGACAATATCTCCTTCATTCCAtcttctctcccatccctccctccctctcttcatcacTCTCTTTCAGCAATCTGTAGTGATGGGGATCCACTTGTTGGGAGCGTTCTTGGCGTTCTTCGTGGGCCTGGCCTACTTCTGGCTGCAGGTGTGGCTCTGCTACAAAGCCCATCCCTTTAAAGACCGTCACTGGGTTGGACCTCTTCGAGCTACATTCTGTAGCATCTGCACCGTCCTGGTCATCACCAGTATCCTTACAGATATAACACTGGGGCGCTCTCCATTCTCAGAGAATGTCTCTTCATGtaggaatatacactgctcaaaaaaataaagggaacacttaaacaacaaaatgtaactccaagtcaatcacacttctgtgaaatcaaactgtccacttaggaagcaacactgattgacaataaatttcacatgctgttgtgcaactggaatagacaacaggtggaaattataggcaattagcaagacacccccaataaaggagtggttctgcaggtggggaccacagaccacttctcagttcctatgcttcctggctgatgttttggtcatttttgaatgctggcgatgctttcactctagtggtagcatgagacggagtctacaacccacacaagtggctcaggtagtgcagctcagccaggatggcacatcaatgcgagctgtggcaagaaggtttgctgtgtctgtcagcgtagtgtccagagcatggaggcgctaccaggagacaggccagtacatcaggagacgtggaggaggccgtaggagggcaacaacccagcagcaggaccgctacctccgcctttgtgcaaggaggagcaggaggagcactgccagagccctgctaaatgacctccagcaggccacaaatgtgcatgtgtctgctcaaacggtcagaaacagactccatgagggtggtatgagggcccgacgtccacaggtgggggttgtgcttacagcccaacaccgtgcaggacgtttggcatttgccagagaacaccaagattggcaaattcgccactggcaccctgtgctcttcacagatgaaagcaggttcacactgagcacatgtgacagacgtgacagtctggagacgccgtggagaatgttctgctgcctgcaacatcctccagcatgaccggtttggcggtgggtcagtcatggtgtggagtggcatttctttggggggccgcacagccctccatgtgctcgccagaggtagcctgactgctattaggtaccgagatgagatcctcagaccccttgtgagaccatatgctggtacggttggccctgggttcc is a genomic window containing:
- the tmem150b gene encoding modulator of macroautophagy TMEM150B isoform X1; protein product: MWLWALLPICLAVFGTVGIWVVFGIAVSNETVNITDRFPYISECGTYNPQSCIFAQICNVCAVLALWVVVIRFQQVRDYGQNSKVNIASIVLGFISCVGISIIGNFQQSVVMGIHLLGAFLAFFVGLAYFWLQVWLCYKAHPFKDRHWVGPLRATFCSICTVLVITMAILHNTGYKSGAAICEWALVMSFFVLFGLFGSEFRHIDFHQLTVQKQRLKTQSTNGVVRMSDVS
- the tmem150b gene encoding modulator of macroautophagy TMEM150B isoform X2, coding for MWLWALLPICLAVFGTVGIWVVFGIAVSNETVNITDRFPYISECGTYNPQSCIFAQICNVCAVLALWVVVIRFQQVRDYGQNSKVNIASIVLGFISCVGISIIGNFQQSVVMGIHLLGAFLAFFVGLAYFWLQVWLCYKAHPFKDRHWVGPLRATFCSICTVLVITTILHNTGYKSGAAICEWALVMSFFVLFGLFGSEFRHIDFHQLTVQKQRLKTQSTNGVVRMSDVS